Proteins from a genomic interval of Pseudomonadota bacterium:
- a CDS encoding alpha/beta hydrolase, with translation MVFIHGLDSSSKGTKAAWFGRHFPEMVIADFEGDLSQRMKKLESILAYRQNVTLIGSSFGGLMATIFALENEAAVSRVILLAPALNFPEFSEYKGRKTAIPAWLFIGKKDKVTPSDIVIPAARQTFSNLIINESDDDHLLRNTFEKIDWQDLLLQDQ, from the coding sequence GTGGTCTTTATTCACGGACTTGACAGCAGCAGCAAAGGAACCAAGGCCGCATGGTTTGGAAGGCATTTTCCGGAGATGGTCATTGCTGATTTTGAAGGGGATCTTTCCCAGAGGATGAAAAAACTCGAAAGCATCCTTGCGTACAGACAGAATGTAACGTTGATCGGCTCAAGCTTCGGAGGATTGATGGCAACCATCTTTGCCCTGGAAAACGAGGCCGCCGTCAGCAGGGTTATCCTGTTGGCACCGGCCTTGAATTTCCCGGAGTTTAGCGAGTATAAAGGCAGAAAAACCGCAATTCCGGCCTGGCTCTTTATCGGTAAAAAAGACAAGGTAACGCCGTCTGATATCGTCATTCCGGCGGCCCGGCAAACATTTTCAAACCTCATCATCAACGAATCAGACGACGACCATCTCTTAAGAAATACCTTTGAGAAGATCGACTGGCAGGACTTATTGTTACAAGATCAATAA
- a CDS encoding phosphatidylglycerophosphatase A, with amino-acid sequence MDRIFMAIATGFGLGYLPKAPGTWGTLLALPIHAVIVRLPLEQYWIALGAIFVVAVITAGSAEKIIDHKDPAVVVIDEIIGMLVALYLVPAKPLYMILGFGLFRLFDITKPFPINWVDRRINGGLGIVMDDVIAGIFACVVLQGIIRLLIL; translated from the coding sequence ATGGATAGAATTTTCATGGCTATTGCAACCGGATTCGGCCTGGGGTATCTGCCAAAAGCTCCCGGGACCTGGGGGACTTTGCTTGCTCTCCCCATTCATGCGGTTATTGTCCGATTACCCCTTGAACAGTACTGGATCGCTCTGGGGGCAATCTTTGTTGTGGCGGTGATAACTGCGGGTTCCGCTGAAAAAATTATCGACCACAAGGATCCTGCTGTGGTGGTTATTGATGAAATAATCGGTATGCTGGTCGCCCTTTACCTGGTTCCGGCAAAGCCTCTGTATATGATTCTAGGTTTCGGGTTGTTCAGACTCTTTGACATTACCAAGCCCTTTCCCATCAACTGGGTGGACCGCCGCATCAACGGCGGCCTTGGAATCGTCATGGACGATGTGATTGCCGGAATCTTTGCCTGTGTCGTCCTTCAAGGTATAATCCGGTTATTGATCTTGTAA